In the Pseudolabrys taiwanensis genome, one interval contains:
- a CDS encoding GntR family transcriptional regulator: protein MPRPARTAPADVTARLRDAITRGQLMPNERLVEADLAATYGVNRAHIRTALAMLDQEGLVVREKNRGARVRAISDAEAIEIAETRLAIEVMVARQAAERITDAGKKALRAIEADLKRAVKDADDLAYSRCNGALHREIQRIAGNGTATRILSTLRTHLLRLQFRVILFPGRPQSSLAEHHAIVDAICRGDGARAEAAMRKHLTSFMALLKQAIESSRHGGF, encoded by the coding sequence ATGCCCCGCCCCGCCCGCACAGCTCCTGCCGACGTGACCGCGCGCCTGCGCGACGCGATCACGCGCGGGCAGTTGATGCCGAACGAGCGGCTGGTGGAGGCCGACCTCGCCGCGACCTACGGCGTCAACCGCGCGCATATCCGCACCGCTCTCGCCATGCTCGACCAGGAAGGCCTGGTGGTACGTGAGAAGAACCGCGGCGCCCGCGTGCGCGCGATCAGCGATGCCGAGGCGATAGAGATCGCCGAGACGCGGCTCGCCATCGAAGTGATGGTGGCGCGGCAGGCCGCCGAGCGGATCACCGACGCCGGCAAGAAAGCGCTGCGCGCGATCGAAGCGGACCTCAAGCGCGCGGTGAAGGACGCCGACGACCTTGCTTATTCGCGCTGCAACGGCGCGCTGCACCGGGAAATCCAGCGCATCGCCGGCAACGGCACGGCGACGCGCATTCTCTCGACCTTGCGCACGCATCTCCTGCGGCTGCAGTTCCGGGTCATCCTGTTTCCCGGGCGGCCACAATCCTCGCTCGCCGAGCATCACGCCATCGTCGATGCCATCTGCCGCGGCGACGGCGCGCGCGCCGAGGCGGCCATGCGCAAGCACCTCACCAGTTTCATGGCCCTGCTGAAGCAGGCCATCGAATCCAGCCGCCACGGCGGCTTCTAA
- a CDS encoding catechol 2,3-dioxygenase — protein sequence MQAEPIMDIAHLGHLELLTPVFDKSVRFFVDVLGLTISGEKGDSVYLRAYDDYERYSLKLTASDTNGMKHVAFRTRSPQALERRAAALKGSGFDVGWTDGDLGHGKTFVCKDPDGHVFELYYETEWYEAPPELKPSLKNQAQRFPARGCNVRRLDHFNGLAADISACRKFFEDYLGFRLTERIVMNDGSEAGIWLTATNKTYDFAYTRDHTGTKGRFHHVTYAMNSREEILLAADVFLENGVFIETGPHKHAVQQTFFLYVYEPGGNRVEVANAGARLILAPDWKPITWTEDERRKGQAWGLKTIESFHTHGTPVVPHK from the coding sequence ATGCAAGCCGAACCCATCATGGATATCGCCCACCTCGGCCATCTCGAACTGCTGACGCCGGTGTTCGACAAGAGCGTGCGCTTTTTCGTCGACGTCCTGGGGCTGACCATCAGCGGCGAAAAGGGCGACAGCGTCTATCTGCGCGCCTATGACGACTACGAGCGCTACTCGCTCAAGCTCACCGCGTCCGACACCAACGGCATGAAGCACGTCGCCTTCCGCACGCGCTCGCCGCAGGCGCTGGAGCGGCGCGCCGCAGCGCTCAAAGGGTCCGGCTTCGATGTCGGCTGGACCGACGGCGATCTCGGCCACGGCAAGACCTTCGTCTGCAAGGACCCTGACGGCCATGTGTTCGAGCTCTATTACGAAACGGAATGGTACGAGGCGCCGCCGGAGCTCAAGCCCTCGTTGAAGAACCAGGCGCAGCGCTTTCCCGCGCGCGGCTGCAATGTGCGCCGGCTCGACCATTTCAACGGCCTTGCCGCCGACATCTCGGCCTGCCGCAAGTTCTTCGAGGACTATCTCGGTTTCCGCCTGACCGAGCGCATCGTCATGAACGACGGCTCCGAAGCGGGCATCTGGCTCACCGCCACCAACAAGACCTACGACTTTGCCTATACGCGCGATCACACCGGCACCAAGGGCCGCTTCCATCACGTCACCTACGCGATGAATTCGCGCGAGGAGATCCTGCTCGCCGCCGACGTGTTCCTGGAGAACGGCGTGTTCATCGAGACCGGGCCGCACAAGCACGCGGTGCAGCAGACGTTCTTCCTCTATGTCTACGAGCCGGGCGGCAACCGCGTCGAGGTGGCCAACGCCGGCGCGCGGCTGATCCTGGCGCCCGACTGGAAGCCGATCACCTGGACCGAGGACGAGCGCAGGAAGGGCCAGGCCTGGGGTCTCAAGACCATCGAGTCGTTTCACACGCACGGCACGCCGGTCGTGCCGCATAAATAG
- a CDS encoding aldo/keto reductase, whose amino-acid sequence MPASIPHTTLPSGAKIPTFGLGTWRMGEDARRRKDELAALRHGLDSGITLIDTAEMYGDAESIVGEAIRGRRDDLFIVSKVLPENATRKGTITACERSLKKLKTDRIDLYLLHWRGSVPLEETIEAFAHLVETGKICDWGVSNFDISDMGEIWKTPQGNGVAANQVLYNLSRRGIEFDLMPWCRKHKVPVMAYSPIEQGRLLGSPALRDVAERHGATPAQVALAWLMRHDDVVVIPKAGTVAHVDENLASLDVILTQDDFALLDRAFPPPRKAQPLEML is encoded by the coding sequence ATGCCCGCATCCATCCCCCACACCACCCTTCCCTCCGGCGCCAAGATCCCGACCTTCGGGCTCGGCACCTGGCGCATGGGCGAAGACGCGCGCCGGCGCAAGGACGAGCTCGCCGCTCTGCGCCACGGGCTCGACAGCGGCATCACGCTGATCGACACCGCCGAGATGTACGGTGACGCCGAGAGCATCGTTGGCGAGGCCATTCGGGGCCGCCGCGACGACCTGTTCATCGTCAGCAAGGTGCTGCCGGAGAACGCCACTCGCAAAGGCACGATCACCGCCTGCGAGCGCAGCCTCAAGAAGCTCAAGACCGACCGTATCGATCTTTATCTCCTGCACTGGCGCGGCTCGGTGCCGCTCGAGGAAACGATCGAAGCGTTTGCGCATCTGGTCGAGACCGGCAAGATCTGCGACTGGGGCGTCAGCAATTTCGACATCTCCGACATGGGCGAGATCTGGAAGACGCCGCAGGGCAATGGCGTCGCCGCCAACCAAGTGCTGTACAATCTCAGTCGGCGCGGCATCGAGTTCGACCTGATGCCGTGGTGCCGGAAGCACAAGGTCCCGGTGATGGCCTATTCGCCTATCGAGCAGGGTCGATTGCTCGGCAGTCCGGCCTTGCGCGACGTCGCGGAGCGCCATGGCGCAACGCCGGCGCAGGTGGCGCTGGCGTGGCTGATGCGCCACGACGATGTGGTCGTCATCCCGAAGGCGGGAACGGTCGCGCATGTCGACGAGAATCTCGCCTCGCTCGACGTCATCCTCACGCAGGACGACTTCGCTTTGCTTGACCGCGCCTTCCCGCCGCCCAGGAAGGCGCAACCGCTCGAAATGTTGTGA
- a CDS encoding Flp family type IVb pilin, producing MSKLVAFLKNESGATAIEYGLIAAGIAVAIISIVQTVGTNLTTKFTAVSDGLK from the coding sequence ATGTCCAAACTTGTTGCGTTTCTGAAGAATGAATCCGGCGCCACGGCCATCGAATACGGCCTCATCGCCGCCGGCATCGCGGTCGCGATCATCTCGATCGTGCAGACGGTCGGTACCAATCTCACGACCAAGTTCACCGCCGTCTCGGATGGCCTGAAGTAA
- a CDS encoding DUF938 domain-containing protein produces the protein MSKFVVEFGKSGTPEPTPDGRLDAPAFHRNAAPIWGTIGGFLAERSGDLLEIGSGTGQHAATYTARTKLRWWPSDIYDSHLASIAAWRAQAGLANLQAPQRLDLTDPDWTWTPGGTLAAMLCINVLHISPWRVSENLLSGAARFLAPDGRLFVYGPFMRDGRHTAPSNAAFDASLRAENPEWGVRDLGALTDLAHAVGLTLADTIALPANNLVLVFARAERHN, from the coding sequence ATGTCGAAATTCGTCGTTGAATTCGGGAAATCGGGGACGCCGGAGCCAACGCCCGACGGCCGGCTGGACGCGCCGGCTTTCCACCGCAACGCCGCGCCGATCTGGGGCACGATCGGCGGCTTCCTGGCGGAACGTTCGGGCGACCTGCTCGAGATCGGCAGTGGCACGGGTCAACACGCGGCGACCTATACCGCGCGCACCAAGCTCCGCTGGTGGCCGAGCGACATCTACGACTCGCACCTCGCGAGCATCGCCGCCTGGCGCGCGCAGGCCGGCCTCGCCAACCTCCAGGCACCGCAACGTCTCGACTTGACCGATCCGGACTGGACCTGGACGCCCGGTGGGACGCTCGCCGCGATGCTCTGCATCAACGTGCTGCACATCTCGCCCTGGCGCGTTTCGGAAAACCTTCTGTCCGGGGCGGCGCGCTTTCTCGCGCCCGATGGGCGGCTTTTCGTTTACGGGCCCTTCATGCGCGATGGGCGACATACCGCGCCGAGCAACGCCGCCTTCGATGCCTCGTTGCGCGCAGAGAACCCCGAGTGGGGCGTGCGCGACCTGGGCGCGCTGACGGACCTCGCCCACGCGGTGGGCCTAACACTCGCGGACACGATTGCCTTGCCGGCGAACAATCTCGTGCTGGTCTTCGCACGCGCCGAACGGCACAATTGA
- the urtA gene encoding urea ABC transporter substrate-binding protein codes for MLKAGNAVAGRPSPRRWLAAAAGLAFAVSGAVQSAKAEDTIKVGILHSLSGTMAISETTLKDTMLFLIDEQNKKGGLLGKKLEAVVVDPASNWPLFAEKARELISKDKVSVVFGCWTSVSRKSVLPVFKELDSILFYPVQYEGEESERNVFYTGAAPNQQAIPAVDYLMSKDGGSVKRWVLAGTDYVYPRTTNKILEAYLKSKGVKDEDIMINYTPFGHSDWQTIVADIKKFGSAGKKTAVVSTINGDANVPFYKELGNQGIKATDIPVVAFSVGEEELAGLDTKPLVGHLAAWNYFESIKNPANAEFIKKWQAFTKNPKRVTNDPMEAHVIGFNMWVKAVEKAKSTDPDKVIDALPGIEAPNLTGGVSKMLPNHHITKPVFIGEIRGDGQFDVVWKTKGLVPGDAWSDFLPGSKDLEADWVTLKCGNYNKVTKKCGGQGS; via the coding sequence ATGTTGAAAGCAGGAAATGCGGTCGCCGGTCGACCGTCACCTCGCCGCTGGCTCGCCGCCGCGGCGGGTCTCGCATTCGCCGTTTCGGGGGCTGTCCAGTCGGCCAAGGCCGAGGACACGATTAAGGTCGGCATCCTTCATTCGCTCTCGGGCACCATGGCCATTTCCGAGACGACGCTGAAGGACACCATGCTCTTCCTGATCGATGAGCAGAACAAGAAGGGCGGTCTGCTCGGCAAGAAGCTCGAGGCGGTGGTCGTCGACCCGGCGTCGAACTGGCCGCTGTTCGCCGAGAAGGCGCGCGAGCTGATTTCGAAGGACAAGGTCTCCGTCGTGTTCGGCTGCTGGACCTCGGTGTCGCGCAAGTCGGTGCTGCCGGTGTTCAAGGAGCTCGACTCGATCCTCTTCTATCCGGTGCAGTACGAGGGCGAAGAGTCCGAGCGCAACGTGTTCTACACGGGCGCCGCGCCGAACCAGCAGGCGATCCCGGCCGTCGACTACCTGATGTCGAAGGACGGCGGCTCGGTGAAGCGTTGGGTGCTGGCGGGCACCGACTACGTCTATCCGCGCACCACCAACAAGATCCTCGAGGCCTATCTGAAGTCGAAGGGCGTCAAGGACGAAGACATCATGATCAACTACACGCCGTTCGGTCATTCCGACTGGCAGACGATCGTGGCCGACATCAAGAAGTTCGGCTCGGCCGGCAAGAAGACGGCGGTGGTCTCGACCATCAACGGCGACGCCAACGTGCCGTTCTACAAGGAGCTCGGCAACCAGGGCATCAAGGCCACCGACATCCCGGTGGTGGCGTTCTCGGTCGGCGAAGAAGAACTCGCCGGTCTCGACACCAAGCCGCTGGTTGGCCATCTCGCCGCCTGGAACTACTTCGAGTCGATCAAGAACCCGGCCAACGCCGAGTTCATCAAGAAGTGGCAGGCCTTCACCAAGAACCCGAAGCGCGTCACCAACGACCCGATGGAAGCCCACGTGATCGGCTTCAACATGTGGGTGAAGGCGGTGGAAAAGGCGAAGTCGACCGATCCGGACAAGGTGATCGACGCGCTGCCGGGCATCGAAGCGCCGAACCTGACGGGCGGCGTGTCCAAGATGCTGCCGAACCACCACATCACCAAGCCGGTCTTCATCGGCGAAATCCGCGGCGACGGTCAGTTCGACGTGGTGTGGAAGACCAAGGGTCTGGTGCCGGGCGATGCCTGGTCCGACTTCCTGCCGGGCTCGAAGGATCTCGAGGCCGACTGGGTGACGCTGAAGTGCGGCAACTACAACAAGGTCACCAAGAAGTGCGGCGGTCAGGGCTCCTGA
- a CDS encoding VOC family protein, whose product MKRLRFRLIAGLAIAFLTASVVPSFSGGIPTAAGVDHIGLTVPDLKQGIAFFTDVLGCEHVYTAGPFSDPKGDWMKDSLDVDARAVTTLAMMRCGPSQNIELFEYSAKDQVKTPPKNSDVGGMHIAFYVEDLPKAVEYLKSVQGVKVLGTPTPVSGQPNGGETIIYFQTPWGQAMELLTYPKGLDYEKTTKARLYSVHKH is encoded by the coding sequence ATGAAGCGCCTTCGTTTCCGGCTGATAGCCGGTTTGGCCATTGCCTTTCTGACAGCCAGTGTCGTACCCAGCTTCTCCGGCGGCATTCCGACTGCTGCCGGCGTCGACCATATCGGCCTCACCGTTCCCGATCTCAAGCAAGGCATCGCCTTCTTCACAGACGTACTGGGTTGCGAGCACGTCTACACGGCCGGCCCCTTCAGCGATCCGAAGGGCGACTGGATGAAGGACAGCCTCGACGTCGACGCGCGCGCCGTCACGACTCTTGCCATGATGCGCTGCGGTCCCTCACAGAATATCGAGCTGTTCGAATACAGCGCCAAGGACCAGGTCAAGACGCCGCCGAAGAACAGCGACGTCGGCGGCATGCACATCGCCTTCTATGTCGAGGACTTGCCGAAGGCGGTCGAGTATCTGAAGTCGGTGCAGGGCGTGAAGGTTCTGGGCACCCCCACGCCCGTCTCGGGCCAGCCGAACGGCGGCGAGACGATCATCTACTTTCAGACCCCGTGGGGGCAGGCGATGGAACTGCTAACCTATCCCAAGGGCCTCGATTACGAGAAGACCACGAAGGCGCGCCTTTACAGCGTGCACAAGCACTGA
- a CDS encoding Flp family type IVb pilin, with product MSKIVAFLKNESGATAIEYGLIAAGISVAIIAIVQTIGTNLTTKFTAVSNGLK from the coding sequence ATGTCCAAGATTGTTGCGTTTCTCAAGAACGAGTCGGGTGCGACTGCGATCGAGTACGGTCTCATTGCCGCAGGCATCTCGGTGGCGATCATCGCCATCGTTCAGACCATCGGCACGAACCTGACGACGAAGTTCACGGCTGTTTCGAACGGCCTGAAGTAA
- a CDS encoding ferredoxin reductase: MTATDAPAPARLRWMTATARDIIDETPRVRTLVLDVPEWPGHKAGQHVDVRLTADDGYQAQRSYSIASAPGAALALTVERLEDGEVSFYLAGDLRVGDRFELRGPIGGYFVWTAALEGPLFLVAGGSGVVPLMAMLRARADAAVRTPAVLLYSSRSEADIIYRAELERLAAEDAALKVVHTLTRAQPSGWNGFSRRVDRAMLEEVGFAPDTRPRIFVCGPTPMVEAAASSLRALGHAANLIKTERFGPSGR; encoded by the coding sequence ATGACGGCGACTGACGCGCCGGCCCCGGCGCGGCTGCGCTGGATGACGGCAACGGCGCGCGACATTATCGACGAGACGCCGCGCGTGCGTACGCTTGTGCTCGACGTGCCGGAGTGGCCTGGCCACAAAGCCGGACAACACGTCGATGTGCGGTTGACGGCGGATGACGGCTACCAGGCCCAACGTAGCTATTCGATTGCCTCCGCTCCAGGTGCCGCGTTGGCGTTGACCGTCGAGCGGCTGGAGGATGGCGAAGTGTCGTTCTATCTCGCCGGCGACCTGCGCGTCGGCGACCGGTTCGAGTTGCGCGGACCGATCGGCGGCTACTTTGTGTGGACGGCGGCGCTCGAGGGGCCCTTGTTTCTGGTCGCCGGCGGATCCGGCGTGGTGCCGTTGATGGCGATGTTGCGCGCCCGCGCCGACGCCGCCGTGAGGACCCCGGCCGTGCTGCTTTATTCATCGCGCAGCGAGGCGGACATCATCTATCGCGCAGAACTCGAGCGGCTCGCTGCGGAGGACGCTGCGCTGAAGGTCGTTCATACGCTCACGCGCGCGCAGCCGTCAGGATGGAACGGGTTTTCCCGCCGTGTCGATCGCGCCATGCTTGAGGAGGTAGGGTTCGCGCCGGACACGCGGCCGCGTATTTTCGTGTGCGGGCCGACGCCGATGGTCGAAGCGGCGGCATCGAGCCTCCGGGCGTTGGGTCATGCCGCCAATCTGATCAAGACCGAGCGGTTTGGTCCGTCTGGCCGTTAG
- a CDS encoding 4-carboxy-4-hydroxy-2-oxoadipate aldolase/oxaloacetate decarboxylase, protein MRNVVVRNIKRADAAAIATFEKLGASTVHEALGRYQLMKPYIRPIWSGATIAGPAVTILAQPGDNWMLHVAIEQCQPGDIVVLGCTADNTDGMIGDLIATSLKARGVKGVIIDAGCRDVATLKEMGFPIWSKAISSKGTVKATLGSVNIPVVCAGVYVEPGDAVVADDDGVVVVPKKYVTETAAKAQKRFDDEDAKRQKLASGVLGLDMYNMREPLAKAGLVYVDNPEDV, encoded by the coding sequence ATGAGAAACGTCGTCGTCCGCAACATCAAGCGCGCCGATGCGGCCGCCATTGCCACGTTCGAGAAGCTCGGCGCCTCGACCGTGCATGAAGCGCTCGGCCGCTATCAGCTGATGAAGCCGTACATCCGTCCGATCTGGTCCGGCGCTACGATCGCGGGCCCCGCCGTGACCATCCTGGCGCAGCCCGGCGATAACTGGATGCTGCATGTCGCCATCGAGCAATGCCAGCCCGGCGATATCGTTGTGCTCGGCTGCACCGCCGACAACACCGACGGCATGATCGGCGATCTGATCGCCACCTCGCTGAAGGCGCGTGGCGTGAAGGGCGTCATCATCGATGCCGGCTGCCGCGACGTCGCAACGCTCAAGGAAATGGGATTCCCGATCTGGTCGAAGGCGATCTCGTCCAAGGGCACCGTCAAGGCGACCCTCGGCTCCGTGAACATTCCGGTCGTCTGCGCAGGCGTCTATGTCGAGCCCGGCGACGCCGTGGTCGCTGACGACGACGGCGTCGTCGTGGTGCCGAAGAAATATGTCACGGAGACCGCGGCGAAGGCGCAGAAGCGTTTCGACGACGAAGACGCCAAGCGTCAGAAGCTGGCGTCCGGCGTGCTCGGCCTCGACATGTACAATATGCGCGAGCCGCTGGCGAAGGCCGGCCTCGTCTACGTCGACAATCCGGAAGACGTCTAA
- a CDS encoding Flp family type IVb pilin — translation MSKIVAFLKNESGATAIEYGLIAAGIAVAIIAIVQTVGTNLTTKFTAVSDGLK, via the coding sequence ATGTCCAAAATCGTTGCGTTTTTGAAGAATGAGTCCGGTGCTACGGCCATCGAGTACGGCCTCATCGCCGCCGGCATCGCGGTCGCGATCATCGCGATCGTGCAGACCGTCGGTACCAACCTCACGACCAAGTTCACCGCCGTCTCGGATGGCCTGAAGTAA
- a CDS encoding sulfite oxidase-like oxidoreductase, with translation MTTMTEPPISRGFRGRGRGDQSARVPPGQHLVTDFPVLSAGPTPEPDLSGWRFTLEDGDTPLGAWSWAEFNALPQTDVVVDIHCVTTWSKLDTEWRGVSFDTLLEAAGLSEPPGPFTLIHCDGGYTTNVPSEDLVDGKAMVATLYDGEALHPEHGGPARLLVPHLYFWKSAKWVRRIQFLDEEQPGFWEENGYHIYGDPWREQRYDGD, from the coding sequence ATGACGACCATGACCGAACCTCCCATTTCGCGCGGCTTTCGCGGCCGCGGGCGCGGCGATCAAAGTGCGCGCGTGCCGCCGGGCCAACATCTGGTGACGGACTTTCCGGTGCTTTCGGCGGGGCCGACGCCGGAACCAGATCTCTCCGGCTGGCGGTTCACGCTGGAGGATGGCGACACCCCGCTTGGCGCGTGGAGCTGGGCCGAGTTCAATGCGTTGCCGCAGACGGACGTGGTGGTTGATATCCACTGCGTCACGACCTGGTCCAAACTCGACACCGAATGGCGCGGAGTCTCTTTTGACACACTGCTCGAAGCGGCGGGGCTGAGCGAGCCGCCGGGCCCATTCACGCTGATCCACTGCGACGGCGGCTACACGACCAACGTGCCGTCCGAGGATCTGGTCGACGGCAAGGCGATGGTCGCGACCCTGTATGACGGCGAGGCCTTGCATCCCGAGCACGGCGGGCCGGCGCGGCTCCTGGTGCCGCACCTCTATTTCTGGAAGAGCGCCAAGTGGGTTCGCCGCATCCAGTTCCTTGACGAGGAGCAGCCGGGGTTCTGGGAAGAGAACGGCTACCACATCTACGGCGATCCGTGGCGCGAGCAGCGTTATGACGGCGACTGA
- a CDS encoding glycosyltransferase family 4 protein translates to MRALNIIHVLRAPLGGLFRHVVDLVSGQIARGHNVGIVVDSLTGNERARETLGRLAPALKFGITQIPMPRQLSPRDLSAVVHVSKRLWESHADVVHGHGAKGGAYARLAFAGRPIVRAYTPHGGSLLLDHATLNGKAYLLLEKLLMPRGDAYLFESAYSADVFRAKVGEPRGLMRVIHNGVSQAEFAPVPLAPDASDIVFVGEYRHVKGIDTLIDAIATLRGEGRPLTATLVGSGPERDSLQEQVARLGLGEAVRLAPAMPMRRALALGKLVVLPSRAESLPYVVLETAAAERPMITTRVGGIPEIYGPLSDALIPPGDVKALADAVKISQDEPAVMAERSRKLRARIAASFSVETMVDGVLSCYERALDIAPAVGQALGA, encoded by the coding sequence ATGCGTGCACTCAATATCATTCACGTTCTTCGCGCCCCGCTGGGCGGGTTGTTTCGTCACGTTGTCGATCTGGTGAGCGGACAGATCGCGCGCGGCCATAATGTGGGCATCGTCGTCGACAGCCTCACCGGCAACGAACGCGCTCGCGAAACCTTGGGGCGACTGGCTCCCGCGCTTAAGTTCGGGATCACGCAGATACCAATGCCGCGGCAGTTGAGTCCCCGCGACCTCAGTGCCGTTGTGCACGTGAGCAAGCGCCTTTGGGAGTCGCACGCGGATGTCGTGCACGGCCACGGCGCCAAGGGCGGTGCCTATGCGCGGCTGGCTTTTGCGGGCCGGCCGATCGTCCGAGCCTATACGCCGCACGGCGGCAGCCTGCTGCTCGATCACGCGACGCTGAACGGTAAGGCCTATCTCCTGCTCGAGAAGCTGCTGATGCCGCGCGGCGACGCGTATCTGTTCGAGAGCGCCTACAGCGCGGATGTGTTTCGTGCCAAGGTCGGTGAGCCGCGCGGGCTCATGCGCGTCATCCACAACGGCGTCAGCCAGGCGGAGTTCGCGCCGGTGCCGCTCGCGCCGGATGCGTCCGATATTGTCTTCGTCGGTGAATACCGGCACGTGAAGGGTATCGACACGTTAATCGATGCGATCGCCACGCTGCGCGGCGAGGGGCGTCCGCTCACGGCGACCTTGGTCGGCAGCGGCCCGGAGCGGGATAGTCTTCAGGAGCAGGTGGCGCGGCTTGGTCTCGGCGAGGCCGTGCGCTTGGCTCCGGCAATGCCGATGCGCCGGGCGCTCGCGCTCGGCAAATTGGTGGTGCTGCCGTCGCGGGCGGAGTCGCTGCCTTATGTGGTGCTGGAGACCGCGGCGGCCGAACGGCCGATGATCACGACGCGCGTCGGCGGTATCCCGGAGATCTACGGCCCGCTGTCGGATGCGCTCATACCGCCCGGCGACGTTAAGGCGCTCGCCGATGCCGTGAAGATCAGTCAGGACGAGCCGGCCGTCATGGCCGAGCGTTCTCGGAAGCTGCGCGCGCGCATTGCCGCGTCGTTTTCGGTCGAGACGATGGTGGACGGCGTTCTGTCCTGCTACGAGCGCGCGCTGGATATTGCTCCTGCCGTGGGTCAAGCCCTCGGCGCGTAG
- a CDS encoding PIG-L deacetylase family protein has product MSEQKTGLVVTAHPGDFVWRAGGAIALHAKQGYKMKIVCMSFGERGESQFAWKEPGATMEKVKAGRKDEAERAAALLGAEIEFFDCGDYPLMLTEEHFDRMVDIYRETNPAFVLTHALKDPYNFDHPNAAHFAQETRVVAQAMGHKPGAKYKYSAPPVYLFEPHQPEQCDYKPDLILKIDDVWETKYKAFQILAAQKHLWHYYERVALNRGIQGSRNTGIPMTYGEAYQTLFPRVVTDTLG; this is encoded by the coding sequence ATGTCGGAGCAGAAGACCGGGCTCGTCGTCACAGCCCATCCGGGCGATTTCGTCTGGCGCGCGGGCGGCGCGATCGCGCTGCATGCCAAGCAGGGCTACAAGATGAAAATCGTCTGCATGTCCTTCGGCGAGCGGGGCGAAAGCCAGTTCGCCTGGAAGGAGCCGGGCGCGACGATGGAAAAGGTGAAGGCCGGCCGCAAGGACGAAGCCGAACGCGCGGCGGCGCTCCTCGGCGCCGAGATCGAGTTCTTCGATTGCGGCGACTATCCGCTCATGCTCACCGAAGAGCATTTCGACCGCATGGTCGACATCTACCGCGAGACCAATCCGGCCTTCGTGCTCACGCATGCGCTGAAGGACCCGTATAACTTCGACCATCCGAACGCCGCGCATTTCGCGCAGGAGACGCGCGTCGTCGCGCAAGCCATGGGCCACAAGCCGGGCGCCAAGTACAAGTATTCGGCGCCGCCGGTTTATCTGTTCGAGCCGCACCAGCCCGAGCAGTGCGATTACAAGCCCGATCTTATCCTCAAGATCGACGATGTCTGGGAGACCAAGTACAAGGCGTTCCAGATCCTCGCCGCGCAGAAGCACCTCTGGCACTACTACGAACGCGTCGCGCTCAACCGCGGCATCCAGGGCTCGCGCAACACCGGCATTCCGATGACCTACGGCGAGGCGTACCAGACGCTGTTCCCGCGCGTCGTCACGGATACGCTGGGCTGA
- a CDS encoding DUF6455 family protein has protein sequence MQTQQTPQSHYPGLEPILDTIAGWINNYRRAAKTRSELAQVGSDEVARIAHDLNVTPGELANLTSKTTGSVDLLYKMLSALGVDRENKNLNDPRMIRDLERLCFACDHKARCAHELEVGAAKEHYREYCPNAYTLDVLTGRPH, from the coding sequence ATGCAAACGCAACAGACCCCGCAATCGCATTATCCAGGGCTTGAGCCGATCCTCGACACGATCGCCGGCTGGATCAACAATTACCGCCGCGCCGCCAAGACTCGTTCGGAGCTTGCGCAAGTGGGTAGCGACGAAGTCGCGCGTATCGCCCACGACCTCAACGTCACGCCGGGTGAGCTTGCGAATCTCACCAGCAAGACGACCGGGTCCGTCGATCTGCTTTACAAGATGCTTTCGGCCCTGGGGGTCGACCGCGAGAACAAGAACCTCAACGATCCGCGCATGATCCGCGATCTCGAGCGGCTTTGCTTTGCGTGCGACCACAAGGCGCGATGCGCCCACGAACTCGAGGTTGGCGCGGCCAAGGAACACTACCGCGAATACTGCCCCAACGCCTACACGCTCGACGTCCTCACCGGCCGGCCGCACTGA